The Syntrophorhabdus sp. genome contains the following window.
ACCGCATCCTGGACACGAACTTCAGGAGCCCCTTCGGAGAGATCGACATCGTCGCCGAGGAGAGCGGCTGCCTTGTCTTCGTCGAGGTCAAAAGGCGCAGGGGGAGCAGTTTCGGCGCGTCCCTGGAGGCCATAGACGCCCGCAAGAGGCAGCACATCATACGGTCCGCCCAGGTCTATCTCAAGAAGAACCGGTGTGCCGACCGGCGCATCCGTTTCGACGTCGTCGGCATCGAC
Protein-coding sequences here:
- a CDS encoding YraN family protein, with the translated sequence MVPDRRTTGREGEDLAAAVLESHGYRILDTNFRSPFGEIDIVAEESGCLVFVEVKRRRGSSFGASLEAIDARKRQHIIRSAQVYLKKNRCADRRIRFDVVGIDGETIRVIRHAFGEERG